One part of the candidate division TA06 bacterium genome encodes these proteins:
- a CDS encoding tetratricopeptide repeat protein — MKKACAICAKSKGKRACKQKDGIICPPCCAAIRNSSCADYLHFKASEIYEASKPEYFPQNSFIAAVDEEIEETLDQAMDLVEKGSLEEAENIVAGLLRDNPRYHSTHFSMGVIHIERKRWDEALSCFEKAIDIFPYFWEAHFNKASVCLKKYDLKNAVLAYRRVVEIGDPDEKEVKHAKNFLSDLEQDMLENDGIDLDSYLKSSDRFEQALSCMDNQEWENAIGCFKGCLNIIKRHVQSYGNIGLCHLQLGQKEPAIKAFNQALEIDPDYELAIVNRSLAVAMKDGEKPEPGRIETVDYYKDYPMKGKSYIRSFIQNIKQSLHKKKRQSKTYPSE; from the coding sequence ATGAAAAAAGCCTGCGCCATTTGCGCAAAATCCAAGGGCAAGCGAGCCTGCAAGCAAAAAGACGGAATCATCTGTCCGCCCTGCTGCGCGGCAATCCGCAACAGCAGCTGCGCGGACTATCTGCATTTCAAAGCTTCTGAAATATACGAAGCGTCCAAGCCCGAATATTTTCCTCAAAATAGTTTTATTGCCGCTGTCGACGAGGAAATTGAGGAAACCCTGGATCAAGCGATGGATTTGGTGGAGAAAGGCTCTCTTGAAGAAGCGGAGAATATCGTTGCGGGATTGTTAAGAGATAATCCCCGGTATCATTCCACCCATTTTTCCATGGGCGTGATTCATATAGAAAGGAAGCGTTGGGACGAGGCCCTGTCGTGTTTTGAAAAGGCCATCGATATTTTTCCTTATTTTTGGGAGGCTCATTTCAATAAAGCGTCCGTGTGCTTGAAGAAATATGACCTGAAAAACGCCGTCCTTGCCTACCGAAGGGTTGTGGAAATAGGAGATCCTGACGAAAAAGAAGTGAAGCACGCCAAAAACTTCTTGTCCGATCTGGAACAAGATATGTTGGAAAATGACGGCATCGATTTGGATTCATATTTAAAATCCTCGGATAGGTTTGAACAAGCCTTGTCCTGCATGGACAACCAGGAATGGGAAAACGCCATCGGTTGTTTCAAGGGGTGCCTGAATATAATAAAACGGCATGTCCAATCCTACGGCAATATCGGCCTTTGCCATTTACAATTGGGTCAAAAAGAGCCTGCCATCAAAGCCTTCAACCAGGCGCTTGAAATCGATCCCGATTATGAATTGGCCATTGTTAATAGATCTCTGGCAGTCGCCATGAAAGATGGCGAGAAGCCGGAGCCCGGACGGATTGAAACAGTGGATTATTATAAGGATTATCCTATGAAGGGAAAAAGCTATATCCGATCTTTTATCCAAAATATAAAACAATCTCTGCATAAAAAGAAAAGACAGAGCAAAACTTATCCATCAGAGTAA